GAGATGTGACCCGAGGGCGCCGCCGGCGAAGAAAGTGGCGATGTAGATGCTGTTCAGGCGGGCGCGAGCAGCGGGGTCGAGTTGGTAGATGACGTGCTGGCCGAGGATCAGGGTGGTCTGGACGGCCACGTCGAGCAGGATCGCGGCCAGGGCGAGAAGCGCGATGTGGTGGGCACCGAGTGCGGTGAGCGCGGCGGCGATCGCGCCGAGCAGCAGCGCCACCCCGGTCATCGGCCGGGCCAGCCCGCGGTCGCCGAACCGGCCGGCCAGCGGAGCGACCGCCACACCGGCCGCGCCGACCAGCGCGAACAGGCCGACGCCGGAGGCCGTGTAGTGGAACCGCGGGCCGGTGAGCAGGAAGGAGACCGTGGTCCAGAACGCGCTGAACGATCCGAAGACAGCCGCCTGATACAGCCCTCGACGGATCACGGTCGGGTGGGTGCGGACCAGCTTCATGGTGGAGCGCAGAACGTGGTGGTAGGGCAGATCGGTGGTGGGCGCGTGCCGGGGGAGGGCAAGCCGCAGGGCGAGGGCGAGCAGTGCGGTGAGCCCAGCCGACCCCAGGTACACGACCCTCCACCCGGCGGCGCCCGCGACCAGACTGCTGACGGTGCGGGAGAGCAGGATCCCGGTGAGCAGCCCGGCCATGACGCGGCCCACGATCCGCCCGCGCGCGTGTTCGGGCGCCAGGCCGGCGGCGAACGGCACCAGGATCTGCGCGACGACCGAGGTCGTGCCGCTGAGCAGCGAGGCGACCAGGAAGACGGCGAAGCTCGTCGCCGCTCCCGCGGCGGCCATGACGACGGTGGTGATCGCGAGCAGGCAAGCCACCAGGCGCCGCTTCTCCAAGCGGTCACCCAGCGGCACCAGGAACAGCATCCCCAGCACATAGCCGATCTGGGTGGCCGTGACCAGCGTGCCCGCGGTGGCTGTGCTGACCTTGAACGCGTGCGCGAGCGTGGACAGCAAGGGCTGGGCGTAGTAGAGGTTTGCGACCGTCATCCCGGTGGAGACGGCGAACAGTGCTACCAGCCAGCCCGGCAGCCCATCGCGCGAGTCCGTGGATGCGGCGTCCGAGGCGGCTGCCGACACGCGGCCGGATTGAACGGCCATCATCGCTCCCTGATGTCGGGAACGAGCAGGACCGGAATGCGTGCCGAGCGGCTCACCGCGTTCGAGACGCCCGGGTTGAGCCAGGCGGACAGGATCCCGTGGTGGTGGGGGCTCAGGACGAGCAGGTCGGATCCCAGCCGCGCTGCCACTGCGGAGATCGCCGTCGGAATCTCGGTGCCGGCCTCACCGAGGAGTTCGCCCTCGGCCCGCACGCCGACGCTCAGCAAAGCGTCGACCGCTTCCTGCAGGACCCGTTGTGCATCGCCGTCCTCTTCGACGGTGACCATGCTCGTCGCCGACAACAGGGTGGGTTCGATGTGCAGGACGTGGACGACGCTGTCAAAGCCCTTGGCCAAGGCGGCGACGGTTTCGAGCGTGCGCGCCGGGGCCGCGCTGGGGTCGACAGCCAGCAGGATGCGCTGGAACAAAGGATCTCCAAGTATTCGAAGTAGCGGTGGCGTTTGAAGCGGCGGCGCCTACGGGCGCGGGATGTTCCGCAGGTTGGTGCGAGCCAGGTGGATCATGCGTCCGACCCCGCCGGACAGGACAGTGCGGCTGGCGGACAGCGCGAACCCGGTGACCTGCTCCGAGGTGATCTTCGGCGGGACGGCCAGGGCGGCGGGGTCGGTGACCACGTCGACCAGTGCCGGTCCGTCGTGCGCGAAAGCCTCGCGCAGTGCGTCGCGCACCTGCCCGGGCTGCTCGACGCGAATGCCGTGCGCGCCGGCGGCCCGAGCGATGGCGGCGAAGTCGGTGTGCCGATACGTGGTGCCGTACGGGGTCAGGCCGTCGACCATCATCTCCAGGTCGACCATGCCGAGGGAGGAGTTGTTGAAGACCACGACTTTCACCGGCAGCCCGTACTGGACGAGGGTCAGGAAATCGCCCATCAGCATCGAGAACCCTCCGTCGCCGGAGATGGAGACGACCTGGCGGCCGCGGTCGAGGAACTGCGCGCCGATGGCCTGCGGCAGCGCGTTGGCCATCGAGCCGTGGACGAAGGATCCGAGGATGCGGCGCCTGCCGTTCGGCGTCAGATAACGGGCGGCCCAGACGCAGCACATACCGGTGTCCGCGGTGAAGATCGCGTCGTCGTCGGCTTCCTCGTCGAGGACCGCGGCCACGTATTCGGGGTGGATCGGGGTGTGGCGCTCGACGTCATGCGTGTAGGCGCCGATCGCGCTTTCCAGAGCGTGCAGGTGGCGGTCGAGCATGGTGTCGAGGAACATGCGGGACGTCTTCGCCCGAACCGCAGGGGTCAGGCACCGCAGGGTCTCGCGGACGTCGCCCCACACCGCGAGGTCCAGTTGGGTCCGGCGGCCGAGGCGTTCGGGCTGGATGTCGACCTGGACGGTGCGAACGCCGCGCGGCAGGAAGTCCGTGTAGGGGAAGTC
This is a stretch of genomic DNA from Catenulispora sp. GP43. It encodes these proteins:
- a CDS encoding pyruvate dehydrogenase, with translation MAKQSVAEQYVDLLARAGVRRMYGVVGDSLNPVVDAVRRHGDVEWIQVRHEEVAAFAAGAEAQLTGRLAACAGSCGPGNLHLINGLYDAHRSMAPVLALAAQIPSGEIGTGYFQETHPDRLFAECSHYSELVSSRHQMPRVAQTAIQHAVGRRGVAVVALPGDVAGQKAPDGGAELAIPLDRPAVRPGDDELARLIQLVDAAEKVTVFCGRGVEGAHAEVMAFAEKVKAPVGHALRGKEHIQYDNPYDVGMSGLLGYGAAYQAMHECDLLVLLGTDFPYTDFLPRGVRTVQVDIQPERLGRRTQLDLAVWGDVRETLRCLTPAVRAKTSRMFLDTMLDRHLHALESAIGAYTHDVERHTPIHPEYVAAVLDEEADDDAIFTADTGMCCVWAARYLTPNGRRRILGSFVHGSMANALPQAIGAQFLDRGRQVVSISGDGGFSMLMGDFLTLVQYGLPVKVVVFNNSSLGMVDLEMMVDGLTPYGTTYRHTDFAAIARAAGAHGIRVEQPGQVRDALREAFAHDGPALVDVVTDPAALAVPPKITSEQVTGFALSASRTVLSGGVGRMIHLARTNLRNIPRP
- a CDS encoding MFS transporter, translating into MMAVQSGRVSAAASDAASTDSRDGLPGWLVALFAVSTGMTVANLYYAQPLLSTLAHAFKVSTATAGTLVTATQIGYVLGMLFLVPLGDRLEKRRLVACLLAITTVVMAAAGAATSFAVFLVASLLSGTTSVVAQILVPFAAGLAPEHARGRIVGRVMAGLLTGILLSRTVSSLVAGAAGWRVVYLGSAGLTALLALALRLALPRHAPTTDLPYHHVLRSTMKLVRTHPTVIRRGLYQAAVFGSFSAFWTTVSFLLTGPRFHYTASGVGLFALVGAAGVAVAPLAGRFGDRGLARPMTGVALLLGAIAAALTALGAHHIALLALAAILLDVAVQTTLILGQHVIYQLDPAARARLNSIYIATFFAGGALGSHLGTVVYHAEGWNAVAALGAAMPLVALLYWTTERRREKVMSDPRSARGHGSH
- a CDS encoding universal stress protein: MFQRILLAVDPSAAPARTLETVAALAKGFDSVVHVLHIEPTLLSATSMVTVEEDGDAQRVLQEAVDALLSVGVRAEGELLGEAGTEIPTAISAVAARLGSDLLVLSPHHHGILSAWLNPGVSNAVSRSARIPVLLVPDIRER